One part of the Streptomyces ferrugineus genome encodes these proteins:
- a CDS encoding DNA glycosylase family protein, with protein sequence MSTTLITDHPAWITDTNGQTARVVRHDGAVWFAEWTGDALDLRPVDTADNAAPPLSRTPSAQLPHGKAPEPFLRPLVALGTVVRLTNPSLWDAITTAILRQVVRAAQARKVYRHWCTEHGRTVDTPAGPMAVVPDPQTVLRLPDEAFAEAGAKFHRTALQAAATAYQGNHERWAAMSPDELVKALDEVPRIGPWTASAAVADYTGDFSVYPHGDLAVRTWARAATPAVILPDDERGFEARWRRWAPDRPQLHALTLFTLTWGSHARTQHDGGTTPHHP encoded by the coding sequence TTGAGTACGACACTGATCACCGATCACCCCGCATGGATCACCGACACCAACGGGCAGACCGCGCGGGTCGTTCGCCATGACGGCGCCGTCTGGTTCGCTGAATGGACCGGTGACGCGCTCGACCTGCGCCCCGTCGACACAGCGGACAACGCCGCGCCGCCGCTGTCCCGTACGCCCTCGGCCCAACTCCCGCACGGGAAGGCACCGGAACCGTTCCTCCGCCCTCTCGTGGCCCTCGGCACGGTCGTCCGCCTCACCAATCCGTCCCTCTGGGACGCCATCACCACGGCCATCCTGCGCCAGGTCGTACGCGCCGCACAGGCGCGCAAGGTCTACCGGCATTGGTGCACGGAGCACGGCCGGACCGTGGACACTCCGGCCGGACCGATGGCCGTGGTCCCCGACCCGCAGACCGTCTTGCGCCTCCCGGACGAGGCGTTCGCGGAAGCCGGCGCGAAGTTCCACCGGACGGCCCTGCAAGCCGCCGCCACCGCCTACCAGGGCAACCACGAGCGGTGGGCTGCCATGAGCCCCGATGAACTCGTCAAGGCACTCGACGAGGTACCACGCATCGGCCCATGGACGGCATCGGCCGCTGTCGCCGACTACACCGGCGATTTCTCGGTCTACCCACACGGAGACCTCGCGGTCCGCACCTGGGCACGCGCCGCGACCCCCGCCGTGATCCTGCCCGACGACGAGCGCGGATTCGAAGCCCGATGGCGCCGATGGGCGCCGGACCGCCCACAGCTCCACGCCCTGACTCTGTTCACTCTCACCTGGGGGAGCCATGCCCGCACTCAGCATGACGGAGGTACCACCCCGCACCACCCCTGA
- a CDS encoding B12-binding domain-containing radical SAM protein, with the protein MPALSMTEVPPRTTPDLINGADTSRALDALFVNAPLRDYDQRPRVNDYTLPVLGMAYIATYATQEGFNVGVLDAEAHGLGLAQTIATVNEAKPRWVGMNLLAPTYELSACIAAGLDEDIRLMVGGHHAKAMPTTVLADPRMKRLHAMILGEGETRVAALLDDERRRAELPGVMWRDHRLGTNGIGLAHGKNAHQWTAPDIDALPLVDREFLPQDPYRADDGRTEANIVGSRGCPYDCGFCGAAVSANPDIKIRTRSPEGIIEELERLHADHGVSAFRFVDDLFLGADRIIRDSMAAFTAHRIGERYVWDATGRINVLHRADDALLDTLATNGLREVALGIESGSDRVLKAMDKRITADMTASVARRLMARGINVKGYFILGYPDEHRDDLAATVAHIHSLWTLSDRLPGAFRASVFEFRPYPGTPIWSRLVETGHDPVQMLAYGDVDLTEHGADEAMRGRDEFNFSVGIQFAETPLTEIREHLAALSREQHERNEGGMAA; encoded by the coding sequence ATGCCCGCACTCAGCATGACGGAGGTACCACCCCGCACCACCCCTGACCTCATCAACGGCGCGGACACCTCCCGCGCCCTCGATGCGCTGTTCGTCAACGCGCCCCTACGCGACTACGACCAGCGTCCCCGCGTCAACGACTACACGTTGCCCGTCCTCGGCATGGCGTACATCGCCACATACGCCACACAGGAGGGGTTCAACGTCGGTGTACTCGACGCAGAAGCGCATGGCCTCGGACTGGCGCAGACCATCGCCACCGTCAACGAGGCGAAACCCCGGTGGGTCGGCATGAACCTCCTTGCCCCCACGTACGAGCTGTCAGCGTGCATCGCGGCCGGACTCGACGAGGACATCCGCCTCATGGTCGGTGGACACCACGCGAAGGCCATGCCCACCACGGTGCTCGCCGACCCCCGCATGAAGCGACTGCACGCGATGATTCTGGGGGAGGGCGAAACCCGTGTGGCCGCGCTCCTCGACGACGAGCGGCGCCGCGCTGAACTGCCCGGCGTGATGTGGCGGGATCACCGACTCGGCACCAACGGCATCGGTCTCGCCCACGGCAAGAATGCTCACCAGTGGACGGCCCCGGACATCGACGCCCTGCCGCTCGTGGACCGCGAGTTCCTGCCACAGGACCCGTACCGCGCCGACGACGGCCGGACCGAAGCGAACATCGTCGGCTCGCGCGGCTGTCCGTACGACTGTGGGTTCTGCGGCGCTGCCGTCTCCGCCAACCCGGACATCAAGATCCGTACCCGCTCACCGGAAGGGATCATCGAAGAACTCGAGCGACTGCACGCCGACCACGGCGTTAGTGCGTTCCGATTCGTGGATGACCTCTTCCTCGGCGCGGACCGGATCATCCGCGACTCGATGGCGGCATTCACCGCCCACCGCATCGGCGAGCGGTACGTCTGGGACGCCACGGGCCGCATCAACGTCCTGCACCGCGCCGACGACGCCCTGTTGGACACCCTCGCCACGAACGGGCTTCGCGAAGTCGCGTTGGGCATCGAGTCAGGCAGTGACCGCGTGCTCAAGGCCATGGACAAGCGCATCACGGCCGATATGACAGCGTCCGTAGCGCGTCGCCTCATGGCTCGCGGCATCAATGTGAAGGGGTATTTCATCCTCGGGTACCCCGACGAGCACCGCGACGACCTCGCCGCGACCGTCGCGCACATCCACAGTCTGTGGACATTGTCCGACCGCTTACCGGGCGCCTTCCGCGCCTCCGTGTTCGAGTTCCGGCCCTACCCGGGTACGCCGATCTGGTCCCGCCTCGTCGAAACCGGCCACGACCCCGTGCAGATGCTCGCGTACGGGGACGTGGACCTCACCGAGCACGGCGCCGACGAGGCCATGCGAGGACGCGACGAATTCAACTTCTCCGTGGGCATTCAGTTCGCCGAGACCCCGCTGACCGAGATCCGCGAGCACCTGGCCGCTCTCTCCCGCGAACAGCACGAGCGCAACGAAGGAGGCATGGCCGCATGA
- the tmk gene encoding dTMP kinase yields MTQHRGTFVTVDGPGGVGKSTLVTALADLLRGHGHRVHSTREPSTRPIGAFTRTHADEISGHALACLVAADRYDHLVHEIRPQLAAGRTVVCDRYLASTLVVQRLDDVPEPFLLALNNDVTLPDLAVILTAEPHVVAERLTKRGAHHRFERDPGIPARELALYEQAARTLRGMDVPVLVLDTGNTTPSEAAAQIASSLARRPGSVGPSDPDPLTVAQ; encoded by the coding sequence ATGACACAGCACCGCGGAACCTTCGTCACCGTGGACGGCCCCGGAGGCGTCGGCAAGTCCACCCTCGTAACCGCGCTCGCCGACTTGCTGCGCGGCCACGGTCACCGGGTGCACTCCACACGCGAGCCGTCCACCCGCCCCATCGGCGCGTTCACCCGCACCCACGCCGATGAGATCAGCGGACACGCCCTCGCCTGCCTCGTCGCAGCCGACCGGTACGACCACCTCGTCCACGAGATACGGCCCCAGCTCGCTGCCGGCCGCACGGTCGTCTGTGACCGCTACCTCGCGTCTACCCTCGTCGTGCAACGCCTCGACGACGTACCGGAACCCTTCCTCCTGGCGCTCAACAACGACGTCACGCTTCCCGACCTCGCGGTCATCCTCACCGCCGAGCCACACGTGGTCGCCGAACGGCTCACGAAACGCGGAGCACACCACCGCTTCGAACGTGACCCCGGCATCCCCGCCCGCGAACTCGCCCTGTACGAGCAGGCAGCCCGGACGCTGCGCGGCATGGACGTGCCTGTCCTCGTCCTCGACACCGGGAACACCACACCATCGGAGGCAGCCGCACAGATCGCCTCATCCCTCGCCCGCCGCCCCGGTAGCGTCGGCCCCAGTGACCCCGACCCGCTCACGGTGGCCCAATGA
- a CDS encoding NUDIX hydrolase yields the protein MTILDTHVILRSGDKILMSQRGGPYGNGRWHVPSGKLDPDEPLTDGAARELLEETGVSVDPAHLRMVHVVHHRQAEGDRIGFFFLATEWTGEPVNREPDKCLDLRWFDAHDLPDDIIEYPAAGLRGYLAGTGTLTLHDW from the coding sequence ATGACAATCCTCGACACACACGTGATCCTGCGCAGCGGTGACAAGATCCTCATGTCCCAGCGCGGCGGCCCCTACGGCAACGGCCGATGGCATGTCCCGTCCGGGAAGCTCGACCCCGACGAGCCACTGACCGACGGCGCCGCGCGTGAACTCCTCGAAGAGACCGGCGTCTCCGTAGACCCCGCGCACCTGCGCATGGTCCACGTCGTCCACCACCGCCAGGCGGAAGGCGACCGCATCGGCTTCTTCTTCCTGGCCACCGAGTGGACCGGCGAACCCGTCAACCGCGAGCCCGACAAGTGCCTCGACCTGCGGTGGTTCGACGCTCACGACCTCCCGGACGACATCATCGAATACCCCGCCGCAGGGCTGCGTGGCTACCTCGCCGGCACCGGCACGCTCACCCTGCACGACTGGTAA
- a CDS encoding endonuclease/exonuclease/phosphatase family protein produces the protein METAAAEWTVPPGGMRGRRAGRFGVWVVGLVLVVVSVGVGCRVADVDGVTPVPQLLAFLPWLLAPAGFGLLFAVLSRWWFGVVWALALLGLLAWFIEPYGKSSRPGGTPLASFRVVTSNVEFGHATDALVAAVRRERPDIVFVQECEYTCDGKLKEALGAEYPHRAAQVAGGSEGSVVLSRFPLDPADGVAGTMAMPGAVADVRGHAVRLQLAHPMPPLPGRTDLWRRELGELRDLAAEDRRTPLVLAGDFNASQDHAAFRRILDTGLHDAARLAGHDRAPSWPARTAPAFGVQIDHVLLSADFSVRAARFLDLADTDHRALVTDLTLHQRR, from the coding sequence TTGGAGACTGCGGCTGCCGAGTGGACGGTGCCACCGGGTGGTATGCGCGGACGGCGGGCCGGGCGGTTCGGGGTCTGGGTCGTCGGTCTGGTGTTGGTGGTCGTCAGCGTGGGTGTCGGCTGCCGGGTCGCCGATGTCGACGGGGTCACCCCGGTTCCGCAGCTGCTGGCGTTTCTGCCGTGGCTGCTCGCGCCCGCCGGCTTCGGGCTGTTGTTCGCCGTGCTCTCGCGCTGGTGGTTCGGTGTCGTGTGGGCGCTCGCGCTGCTCGGGCTGCTGGCCTGGTTCATCGAGCCGTACGGCAAGAGCAGCCGGCCGGGCGGGACGCCGCTGGCCTCGTTCCGGGTGGTGACCTCGAACGTCGAGTTCGGGCACGCGACCGACGCCCTCGTCGCCGCCGTCCGCCGCGAGCGGCCCGACATCGTGTTCGTGCAGGAGTGCGAGTACACCTGCGACGGCAAGCTCAAAGAGGCCCTCGGCGCCGAGTATCCGCACCGGGCGGCACAGGTGGCCGGCGGCTCGGAGGGGTCGGTCGTGCTCAGCCGCTTCCCACTCGACCCCGCCGACGGCGTCGCCGGCACCATGGCCATGCCCGGCGCCGTCGCCGACGTACGCGGGCACGCCGTACGGCTGCAGCTCGCGCATCCCATGCCGCCGCTGCCCGGCCGGACCGACCTTTGGCGGCGGGAGCTGGGTGAGCTGCGGGACCTCGCCGCCGAGGACCGGCGCACACCCCTCGTCCTCGCCGGGGACTTCAACGCCTCCCAGGACCACGCCGCCTTCCGCCGCATCCTGGACACCGGTCTGCACGACGCCGCCCGGCTCGCCGGACACGACCGCGCACCGAGCTGGCCGGCCCGGACGGCACCGGCGTTCGGCGTGCAGATCGACCACGTGCTGCTGTCCGCCGACTTCTCGGTCCGCGCCGCCCGCTTCCTCGACCTGGCCGACACCGACCACCGCGCACTTGTCACCGACCTCACGCTTCACCAGCGACGATGA
- a CDS encoding FUSC family protein: MPRELPIGLTPPDWLVRNLRAQPAPVNRPAVVRAAIALALPLAIGLAFGRPSYGALASMGALNGVISDTAAAYRVRIPTIALPQLFGAVGVTLGALVHGHGWVAVAAVTGVALVSGMISTIGAVASASGLVLLLTCVVGAGLPMPGEWWLAPLLLSGGGLLVLVLALLAWPLRSGVPERAAVADTYRTVADLLTAVGGGAQAYDDARHAVTQSLNQSYDTVLAHRATHHGRSPELARLVAQLNAITPVVEAAPAAHLTGAPLPPEVPEAVRHLASAVETGTGPTVQKLPAPTTETARAVDHALRHAAEVVTTPDVDPRGIDDRLGRPAALSIRTARALRGVTLSAASWRYGLRLALCIGLAQTLVSIVPVPRSYWVALTITFVLKPDFGSVFSRALLRALGTVAGLVVAAAVLSEVPRGWWDVPALLLLAPLVPALTPRGYGYQTAAITPVILLVSDILNREGTGLLLPRLVDSLMGCAIALVAGYLLWPESWHTRVGDRLADAVDGTAHYVESAFGPNAVDPPARARMRRRLYRDLSAIRTEFQRALTEPPPTGRRAAAWWPLVVAVERIVDATTAGRVRVRHGAAPPSAAEVTQVVRQLRELAEGVRKAETPYAVRTDLTGPAESVLEPLRQEVAAARAIASPH; encoded by the coding sequence ATGCCCCGCGAGCTCCCCATCGGCCTCACACCCCCCGACTGGCTCGTGCGGAACCTGCGGGCCCAGCCGGCCCCCGTCAACCGGCCGGCCGTGGTCCGCGCCGCCATCGCGCTGGCCCTGCCCCTGGCCATCGGCCTCGCGTTCGGCCGCCCCTCCTACGGCGCCCTCGCCTCCATGGGCGCCCTCAACGGCGTCATCAGCGACACCGCCGCCGCCTACCGCGTCCGTATCCCCACCATCGCCCTCCCGCAGCTCTTCGGCGCCGTCGGCGTCACCCTCGGCGCCCTGGTCCACGGCCACGGCTGGGTCGCCGTCGCCGCCGTCACCGGCGTCGCGCTGGTCTCCGGGATGATCTCGACGATCGGCGCGGTCGCCTCCGCGTCGGGCCTGGTGCTGCTGCTGACCTGCGTGGTCGGCGCGGGTCTGCCGATGCCGGGCGAGTGGTGGCTGGCGCCGCTGCTGCTGTCCGGCGGCGGACTGCTCGTCCTGGTGCTGGCGCTGCTGGCCTGGCCGCTGAGGTCGGGGGTGCCGGAGCGGGCGGCGGTCGCCGACACCTACCGGACGGTCGCCGACCTGCTGACGGCCGTCGGCGGCGGCGCCCAGGCGTACGACGACGCCCGGCACGCCGTCACCCAGTCCCTGAACCAGTCGTACGACACCGTCCTCGCCCACCGCGCGACCCACCACGGCCGCAGCCCCGAACTGGCCCGTCTGGTGGCCCAGTTGAACGCCATCACCCCGGTCGTCGAGGCCGCCCCCGCCGCCCACCTCACCGGCGCCCCGCTCCCGCCCGAGGTCCCGGAGGCGGTACGCCACCTCGCCTCCGCCGTCGAGACCGGCACCGGCCCGACAGTGCAGAAGCTCCCCGCCCCGACCACCGAGACCGCCCGCGCCGTCGACCACGCCCTGCGGCACGCCGCCGAGGTCGTCACCACCCCCGACGTCGACCCCCGCGGCATCGACGACCGCCTCGGCCGCCCCGCGGCCCTGAGCATCCGCACCGCCCGCGCCCTGCGGGGCGTCACCCTCTCCGCCGCCTCCTGGCGCTACGGCCTGCGCCTGGCCCTGTGCATCGGCCTGGCCCAGACCCTGGTGTCGATCGTCCCGGTCCCCCGCTCCTACTGGGTCGCCCTCACCATCACCTTCGTCCTCAAGCCCGACTTCGGCTCCGTCTTCTCCCGCGCCCTGCTGCGCGCCCTCGGCACGGTCGCCGGCCTGGTGGTCGCGGCGGCGGTGCTGTCGGAGGTGCCGCGCGGCTGGTGGGACGTACCGGCACTGCTGTTGCTCGCGCCGCTCGTCCCGGCGCTCACCCCGCGCGGGTACGGCTACCAGACGGCCGCCATCACCCCGGTGATCCTGCTCGTGTCGGACATCCTGAACCGCGAAGGCACCGGCCTGCTGCTGCCCCGGCTGGTCGACTCCCTCATGGGCTGCGCGATCGCCCTCGTCGCCGGGTATCTGCTGTGGCCGGAGAGCTGGCACACCCGCGTCGGCGACCGTCTCGCGGACGCCGTGGACGGCACCGCGCACTACGTCGAGAGCGCCTTCGGCCCGAACGCCGTGGACCCGCCGGCCCGCGCCCGCATGCGCCGCCGCCTCTACCGCGACCTCTCGGCCATCCGCACGGAGTTCCAGCGCGCCCTGACCGAACCCCCGCCCACCGGCCGCCGGGCGGCCGCGTGGTGGCCCCTGGTCGTGGCGGTGGAGCGGATCGTGGACGCGACGACCGCGGGACGGGTACGGGTGCGCCACGGCGCGGCCCCGCCGTCCGCCGCCGAGGTGACCCAGGTCGTACGTCAGCTGAGGGAGCTGGCGGAGGGCGTACGCAAGGCCGAGACTCCGTACGCGGTCCGCACCGACCTCACGGGCCCGGCCGAGAGCGTCCTGGAGCCGCTGCGGCAAGAGGTGGCCGCGGCGAGGGCGATCGCGTCCCCGCACTGA
- the snpA gene encoding snapalysin — MRMSSALSARSLTAVGLGVAALGFGTVAPATAAPAHVQAGYVAKSAESDSSRAFFEAVLKSVAEKRAANPGLAAVTVTYDASAAPQFSEQIARSTQIWNSAVSNVKLQEGSNADFTYREGNDPRGSYASTDGHGNGYIFLDYQQNQEYDSTRVTAHETGHVLGLPDHYEGPCSELMSGGGPGPSCTNAQPDANERAKVEQLWANGFAAAMDKALHKSNH, encoded by the coding sequence ATGCGCATGTCCTCTGCCCTGTCCGCCCGTTCGCTGACGGCGGTCGGTCTCGGTGTCGCGGCCCTCGGCTTCGGCACGGTCGCCCCGGCGACCGCGGCCCCGGCCCATGTCCAGGCCGGCTACGTCGCCAAGTCCGCCGAATCCGACTCCAGCCGGGCCTTCTTCGAGGCCGTGCTGAAGTCGGTCGCCGAGAAGCGCGCGGCGAACCCGGGCCTCGCGGCCGTCACGGTCACCTACGACGCGTCCGCCGCACCGCAGTTCAGCGAACAGATAGCCCGCAGCACCCAGATATGGAACAGCGCGGTGTCCAACGTCAAGCTCCAGGAGGGCTCGAACGCCGACTTCACCTACCGTGAGGGCAACGACCCGCGTGGCTCGTACGCCTCCACGGACGGGCACGGCAACGGGTACATCTTCCTCGACTACCAGCAGAACCAGGAGTACGACTCGACTCGCGTCACCGCGCACGAGACCGGGCACGTGCTCGGGCTGCCGGACCACTACGAGGGGCCGTGCAGCGAGCTGATGTCGGGCGGCGGTCCCGGTCCGTCCTGCACGAACGCGCAGCCGGACGCCAATGAGCGGGCCAAGGTCGAGCAGCTGTGGGCCAACGGGTTCGCCGCGGCGATGGACAAGGCGCTGCACAAGAGCAACCACTGA
- a CDS encoding LysR family transcriptional regulator — protein sequence MELEVRHLRALCAIADTGSLHRAARQLGVAQPSLSTQLRRIEQELGGALFVRARTGCRPTPLGRLVLSRARPLVADMRALVAEARAAAVGGAELRVGSTASKALAGWLRRLRGHGQDPTLHMNVSPNALLRMVADGQLDVAFVHEVEGCPLRIPPELRLRVLMEREPQFVSLPTDHPAAVKSEVRLRDLAEDRWMVDPTVDGEWDAVQRMFRAAGVNPHVLHGDYYTADALVATGEVVAVCQPTHADSPTMAVRRLHGDPLGVRLLLAARTETVLDGVYPALEEAYWEAARQAPAYREWLEHDGERQPPVPVLP from the coding sequence ATGGAGCTCGAGGTCAGACATCTGCGCGCGCTGTGCGCCATAGCCGACACCGGCAGTCTGCACCGGGCCGCGCGCCAACTGGGCGTCGCCCAGCCCTCGCTCAGCACCCAACTGCGGCGGATCGAGCAGGAGCTGGGCGGCGCGTTGTTCGTGCGCGCGAGAACCGGCTGCCGCCCCACCCCGCTGGGCCGTCTGGTCCTCAGCCGCGCCCGTCCGCTGGTGGCCGATATGCGTGCCCTGGTCGCGGAGGCGAGGGCGGCCGCGGTGGGCGGCGCGGAGCTGCGGGTCGGCTCGACGGCGAGCAAGGCGCTGGCGGGCTGGCTGCGCCGGCTGCGCGGCCACGGCCAGGACCCGACGCTCCATATGAACGTCTCCCCGAACGCCCTGCTCCGCATGGTCGCCGACGGCCAGCTCGACGTCGCCTTCGTGCACGAGGTGGAGGGCTGCCCGCTGCGTATCCCGCCCGAACTCCGGCTACGCGTGTTGATGGAGCGCGAACCGCAGTTCGTGTCGCTGCCGACCGACCACCCGGCGGCGGTGAAATCCGAGGTCCGCCTGCGTGACCTGGCCGAAGACCGCTGGATGGTGGACCCGACCGTCGACGGCGAGTGGGACGCCGTGCAGCGGATGTTCCGCGCGGCCGGCGTCAACCCGCACGTCCTGCACGGCGACTACTACACGGCCGACGCCCTGGTCGCCACCGGCGAGGTGGTCGCCGTCTGCCAGCCGACCCACGCCGACAGCCCCACGATGGCGGTACGGCGCCTGCACGGCGACCCCCTCGGCGTACGCCTGCTCCTCGCGGCCCGTACGGAGACGGTCCTCGACGGGGTCTACCCCGCGCTGGAGGAGGCGTACTGGGAGGCGGCCCGGCAGGCGCCGGCGTACCGGGAGTGGCTGGAACACGACGGTGAGCGGCAGCCGCCGGTCCCAGTACTCCCGTGA
- a CDS encoding PhoX family protein — MRIQLPIVSTNSDSHPGGRSALTCRYRCGDACFHEVPNTTTNPYVGDVIAEGVSRRTTLRAAAVVTAAAAIGTAANVAAAPQAEAATADRWHRPGTGEGARGLRFTPVAPNTADVVTAPEGYAQNVVIRWGDPILRGAPEFDPDNQTAEAQAGQFGYNCDFLALLPLRGEHRRQILVANHEYTSEPMMFRGYDADNPTREQVEIAWAAHGLAAVVVEEDRRTGKLTPVPRHRLNRRVTATTEFRLTGPAAGSDLLKTSADPTGTKVLGTLNNCAGGETPWGTTLHGEENFNQYFANATRTTDSRYGIGSGATERKWELFDKRFDIAQEPNEPHRFGYVVEFDPYDPDSTPRKHTALGRFKHEGATVRLTHDGRPVVYSGDDERFDYFYKFVGSKRMRHGSSRWAREHNLSLLDEGTLYVAKLTGDSPAIEIDGTGKLPNDGEFDGSGEWIPLATATADGAVSHVEGMTAEEVFVFTRLAGDKVGATKMDRPEDVQPNPVTGKVYVALTNNSRRGTSGNAPVDEANPRIGNKHGQVLELTERWNRADSTKFAWTLFLVAGDPEDPATYFAGFPKDQVSPISCPDNVAFDDYGNLWISTDGNALGSNDGLFGVPVKGSRRGELKQFLTVPNGAETCGPIIQDRRVVVAVQHPGEVDGASADNPVSTWPDGPGKAVRPAVVAVWRKDGCDIGV; from the coding sequence ATGCGCATTCAGTTGCCGATCGTCAGTACCAACAGTGACTCGCATCCCGGTGGCCGTTCCGCCCTGACCTGTCGGTACCGGTGTGGAGACGCCTGTTTCCACGAGGTGCCCAACACGACGACGAACCCGTACGTCGGTGACGTCATCGCCGAAGGGGTCAGCCGTCGTACGACGCTGCGCGCCGCCGCCGTCGTCACCGCGGCCGCCGCGATCGGCACCGCCGCCAACGTCGCCGCCGCCCCGCAGGCCGAGGCCGCCACCGCCGACCGTTGGCACCGGCCCGGCACGGGCGAAGGCGCCCGCGGCCTGCGCTTCACGCCGGTCGCGCCCAACACCGCCGACGTCGTGACCGCCCCCGAGGGATACGCCCAGAACGTCGTCATCCGCTGGGGCGACCCCATCCTGCGCGGTGCGCCGGAATTCGACCCGGACAACCAGACCGCCGAAGCGCAGGCCGGCCAGTTCGGCTACAACTGCGACTTCCTCGCCCTGCTCCCGCTCCGTGGCGAGCACCGCCGCCAGATCCTCGTCGCCAACCACGAGTACACCAGCGAACCGATGATGTTCCGCGGGTACGACGCCGACAACCCGACCCGCGAGCAGGTCGAGATCGCCTGGGCGGCCCACGGTCTGGCCGCCGTGGTCGTCGAGGAGGACCGCAGGACCGGCAAGCTCACCCCCGTGCCGCGGCACCGTCTCAACCGGCGCGTCACCGCCACCACCGAGTTCCGGCTCACCGGCCCCGCCGCCGGGTCGGACCTGCTCAAGACCTCCGCCGACCCCACCGGCACCAAGGTCCTCGGCACGCTCAACAACTGCGCGGGCGGTGAGACCCCGTGGGGCACCACGCTCCACGGCGAGGAGAACTTCAACCAGTACTTCGCCAACGCCACGCGCACGACCGACTCGCGTTACGGCATCGGCAGCGGCGCGACCGAGCGCAAGTGGGAGCTGTTCGACAAGCGGTTCGACATCGCCCAGGAGCCGAACGAGCCGCACCGCTTCGGTTACGTCGTCGAGTTCGACCCGTACGACCCGGACTCCACCCCGCGCAAGCACACCGCGCTGGGCCGCTTCAAGCACGAGGGCGCGACCGTACGGCTGACGCACGACGGCCGGCCGGTCGTGTACTCCGGTGACGACGAGCGGTTCGACTACTTCTACAAGTTCGTCGGCAGCAAGCGGATGCGCCACGGCAGCTCCCGCTGGGCCCGCGAGCACAACCTCTCCCTCCTCGACGAGGGGACCCTCTACGTCGCCAAGCTCACCGGCGACTCCCCGGCCATCGAGATCGACGGCACCGGCAAGCTCCCGAACGACGGCGAGTTCGACGGCAGCGGCGAGTGGATTCCGCTGGCCACCGCCACCGCCGACGGCGCCGTCTCGCACGTCGAGGGCATGACCGCGGAGGAGGTCTTCGTCTTCACGCGGCTCGCCGGTGACAAGGTGGGCGCGACGAAGATGGACCGGCCCGAGGACGTCCAGCCCAACCCGGTCACCGGCAAGGTGTACGTGGCGCTGACGAACAACTCCCGCCGCGGCACCAGCGGCAACGCGCCGGTCGACGAGGCCAACCCGCGCATCGGCAACAAGCACGGCCAGGTCCTGGAGCTGACCGAGCGCTGGAACCGCGCCGACAGCACGAAGTTCGCCTGGACGCTGTTCCTCGTCGCGGGTGACCCCGAGGATCCGGCGACCTACTTCGCGGGCTTCCCGAAGGACCAGGTCAGCCCGATCTCCTGCCCGGACAACGTCGCCTTCGACGACTACGGCAACCTGTGGATCTCCACTGACGGCAACGCGCTCGGCTCCAACGACGGCCTCTTCGGTGTCCCGGTCAAGGGCTCCCGGCGCGGTGAGCTGAAGCAGTTCCTGACCGTGCCGAACGGTGCCGAGACCTGCGGCCCGATCATCCAGGACCGCCGTGTCGTCGTCGCCGTCCAGCACCCGGGCGAGGTCGACGGCGCGTCCGCCGACAACCCGGTGAGCACCTGGCCCGACGGGCCCGGCAAGGCGGTCCGCCCGGCCGTCGTCGCCGTATGGCGCAAGGACGGCTGCGACATCGGCGTCTGA